A portion of the Deinococcus misasensis DSM 22328 genome contains these proteins:
- a CDS encoding M23 family metallopeptidase has product MKHLKAALVCVGLLSFAQATDYTVKSGDTLSRIAQQYGITVQELKQANNLTSDIIRIGQKLDIPGLEDTRTLDFADLKITLPKKVWDGQAFSVRLKGEDAEKAVVRFMSETSEDVREPAEYLRPVSIKDKEALVLGRVVLGHVGKNVQIEVAFKDKVDTFEIPVTVKGGNATRLYFTPEVEAKLNPKNQTVENQVLDKAYALRTPQQWTKSFQDPGVKATSAGFGSKRIYKAGDAVKYHYGADFPAKVGTPVYAVNDGTVVIASKYEIRGNLILIDHGLGVQSLYFHQSKLLVKAGDQVKKGQKIGEVGNTGLSTGPHLHWEMRVRGEATNPLEWVGKMYP; this is encoded by the coding sequence ATGAAGCACCTCAAAGCCGCTCTGGTGTGTGTGGGCCTGCTGTCTTTCGCGCAGGCCACCGACTACACCGTGAAATCTGGAGACACCCTTTCCCGCATTGCCCAGCAGTATGGGATCACTGTGCAGGAACTGAAACAGGCCAACAACCTGACTTCGGACATCATCCGCATTGGTCAGAAACTCGACATCCCCGGCCTTGAGGACACCCGCACCTTGGACTTCGCAGACCTGAAAATCACCTTGCCCAAAAAAGTCTGGGACGGTCAGGCCTTCAGCGTGCGTCTCAAAGGTGAAGACGCCGAAAAAGCCGTGGTGCGCTTCATGAGCGAAACCAGCGAAGATGTGCGTGAACCTGCCGAGTACCTGCGCCCGGTGTCCATCAAAGACAAAGAGGCTCTGGTGCTCGGACGGGTGGTGCTCGGGCATGTGGGCAAAAACGTGCAAATCGAAGTGGCCTTCAAGGACAAAGTGGACACCTTCGAAATTCCTGTGACCGTCAAAGGGGGCAATGCCACCCGACTGTATTTCACCCCCGAGGTGGAAGCCAAGCTGAACCCCAAAAACCAGACGGTGGAAAATCAGGTGTTGGACAAAGCCTACGCCCTGAGAACCCCCCAGCAGTGGACCAAATCCTTTCAGGACCCCGGCGTGAAAGCCACATCAGCAGGATTTGGAAGCAAGCGCATCTACAAAGCTGGAGATGCAGTGAAATACCATTACGGTGCAGATTTCCCGGCCAAAGTCGGCACCCCGGTCTATGCCGTCAACGATGGCACCGTGGTCATTGCCAGCAAATATGAAATCCGTGGAAACCTGATCCTGATTGATCACGGCCTCGGGGTCCAGAGCCTGTACTTCCATCAATCCAAACTGCTGGTGAAAGCTGGAGATCAGGTCAAAAAAGGCCAGAAGATCGGCGAGGTC
- the dtd gene encoding D-aminoacyl-tRNA deacylase, translating to MRIVVQRVKHASVTVEGKVTGAIQQGFLLLVGVAHDDTLQDAEFLASKVAKLRIFNDEEGKMNLSLDQIGGKILSVSQFTLFADWRRGNRPSFTKAAKPEQAKALWEEFNHFLRKQGLEVQTGIFAADMKVELFNDGPVTLILDSKEPQ from the coding sequence ATGCGCATTGTGGTTCAACGGGTCAAGCACGCTTCAGTGACTGTAGAAGGCAAGGTCACCGGAGCCATTCAGCAAGGTTTCTTGCTCCTTGTGGGGGTTGCCCATGACGATACCCTGCAGGATGCAGAATTTCTGGCCTCCAAGGTGGCCAAACTGCGCATCTTCAACGACGAAGAAGGCAAGATGAACCTTTCTCTGGACCAGATTGGTGGCAAAATCCTCTCGGTCAGCCAGTTCACCCTGTTTGCAGACTGGCGCAGAGGAAACCGCCCCTCGTTCACCAAGGCAGCCAAACCCGAGCAGGCCAAAGCCCTGTGGGAGGAGTTCAACCACTTCCTCAGAAAGCAAGGGCTTGAAGTGCAAACCGGGATTTTTGCTGCTGACATGAAAGTCGAACTTTTCAACGATGGTCCGGTGACCCTGATCCTCGACTCCAAGGAGCCACAATGA
- a CDS encoding DUF1844 domain-containing protein, with translation MPNADFVGLVQSLLSTAEGAMGEYSPVHHRVQNDGLARERAKKTVESSLRLLIMLQEKSRGNLDFTESEILSNAIQVVRGHHQQFEA, from the coding sequence ATGCCAAACGCCGACTTTGTGGGACTGGTCCAGAGCCTCCTTTCAACAGCAGAAGGGGCCATGGGCGAATACAGCCCGGTGCACCACCGGGTTCAAAACGATGGCCTCGCCAGAGAACGGGCCAAAAAAACCGTGGAAAGCAGCCTGAGACTGTTGATCATGCTGCAGGAAAAAAGCAGAGGCAATCTGGATTTCACCGAAAGCGAGATCCTGTCGAATGCCATTCAGGTGGTTCGGGGCCACCACCAGCAGTTCGAGGCCTGA